Part of the Carnobacterium pleistocenium FTR1 genome is shown below.
TGAACAAATGAGTTATGGTGCACAAATTGTTGAATTATCTAGTTTATTTTTTAGTGAAGAACCCGCAATGGATAGCATTGCAAAAGAAATTTTAGAAGGCGAAACAGTATCAGAAGTTTTAAAGGCGTTCTCTAAACAATTAGAAGTAATTGAACCTTTTGATGCTGCTGAAATTAAAAAAGCTATTAAAACGGTTCAAAAAGAAACAGGTATTAAAGGGAAAAATCTATTTATGCCAATTCGTGTAGCTGTGACTGGACAATCACATGGACCAGAAATCGGACCAACGATTGAATTGCTTGGCCGTGAAAAAGCTCAAGCTCATTTACAAGCAGCATTAGCAAAATTATAAAACTACCGATTGAATTTGAAAGAAATTCTATGGAAAACGCAATTAAATAAAACTAAAAACGATGAAGAGAAAGAGTATCCCCTTCAATATCTAAAGAGAGTCTGTATTGGTGAAAGCAGATGATAGCGATTGGGAGAAGTGCGTCTCTGAGTTAAGGAGTTGAAAAAAAAGTAGACTCCTATCGGTCAACACCCGTTATTGTGTTAAAGGTCACCTATTCCAATCAATAAAATAGGCGATAAAGAAAAGTGGAACCACGCTGCAGCGTCTTTTATAATATAAGAGACGTTGCTTTTTTTGTAAAAAAAATTATGTAGTAGAAAGTATTTAATAAGGTGGAATAATAATTTATGAGTCGATTTAGTGAGGACATCCAGACAATTAAAGAGCACGATCCCTCTGTTAAAAGTACACTTGAAATTTTGTTAACTTATCCGGGCTATTATGCTATTATGTTCCATCGAGTAGCGCATATGTTGTACCAGCGCAATCAATTTTTAATAAGCCGCATAATTGCTAACATCTCTCGGTTTTTAACTGGAATTGAGATTCATCCTGGGGCAACGATTGGCAGGAGACTTTTTATCGATCATGGCATGGGAGTTGTGATTGGTGAAACAGCCAGTGTCGGAGATGATGTTGTTATCTTTCAGGGAGTGACTTTAGGCGGAACAGGCAAAGATAAAGGTAAACGACACCCAACAATTGGAAACGATGTTTTACTATCTGCATATGTACAAGTTCTTGGACCTATAACAATTGGGGATCATTCTAAAATAGGAGCATCTGCGGTAGTTTTAAAATCGATACCGTCTAATGCAACAGCAGTTGGGATTCCTGCTAAAGTTGTTAAAAAAAATGGTGAAAAATTTCTCGCCAAATCTGTCTTTAAATAGAAAAGGAGAGTAGCTATGTTGAAAATATATAATACGTTAACTAGAAAAAAAGAAGCCTTTATTCCAATTGAAGAAGGTAAGGTCAAGATGTATGTTTGTGGACCTACAGTCTATAACTACATTCACATTGGAAACGCTCGTAGTACAGTAGCTTTTGATACGGTTAGACGGTATCTGGAGTACCGAGGATACGATGTAACCTATGTCTCGAATTTTACAGATGTAGATGACAAAATTATTCGTGCAGCAAAAGAGTTGAATTTAACTGCACCAGAAGTAGCGGATAAATTTATTGCAGCTTATCATGCGGATACACATGCTTTAGGAGTAGAAGAAGCAAGTCATCATCCACGGGTAATGGAAAATATACCTGAAATCATTGATTTCATAGCAGTATTGATAAAAAAAGAGTATGCTTATGAAGCAGATGGCGATGTCTATTACCGGACAAGAAAATTCAAGGATTATGGTAAATTAAGTGACATCTCAATTGATGAATTGGAAGTTGGAGCAAGTAATCGAATGACTGCTCAAGAAAATAATAAAAAAGAAGATCCTTTAGATTTTGCTTTATGGAAATCAGCTAAAGCTGAAGAAATCAATTGGGAATCTCCATGGGGAGCAGGACGTCCAGGTTGGCATATTGAATGTTCGGTAATGGCGACAAAATATTTAGGAGATACGATCGATATTCATGCTGGGGGACAAGATCTAACCTTTCCACATCATGAAAATGAAATTGCCCAAAGTGAAGCAAAAACGGGTCATCCCTTTGCACACTACTGGATGCACAATGGTTTTGTCACAATGGATAATGAAAAGATGAGTAAATCTTTAGGGAACTTTGTTTTGGTTCATGATATTATTAAAGAAGTGGACCCGCAAATTTTACGCTTTTTTATGGCGACAACCCAATATCGCCGACCAATCAGTTACAGTGAAACGACTATTGAGGATGCTAGAGCTAACTTAACAAAATTAAAAATGGCTTTTGATAATGTGAGTTATCGGTTAAAAGATGCAGTAGCAGTAGGGGAAAATGATCAAGAACAAATCAAGCAGTTCAAGGTATTTAAAGAAAACTTCATGAAAGAAATGGATGATGATTTTAACTCTGCTAATGGTATCACAGTCGTTTATGAAATGGCAAAAGCCATGAATATTTACAGTGAACGTTCTAGTGTTTCTAAAATTGTTCTTGAAGCAATGTTGGATCAATTCCAAGAATTAATTCGAGTTTTTGGCATTGTTTTTGAAGGGTCAGGCTTGTTAGATGAAACCATTGAGCAATTGATTGAAGAAAGAAATGCCGTGCGTGCGGCAAAGAATTTCCAACGCAGTGATGAAATTAGAGATCAGTTAAAAGAAGAAGGTATTATTTTAGATGATACCCCACAAGGAACTAGATGGAGAAGAGGGCAATAACTACATGACAGAGAAAAATTGGGCATTATTGAATGGGTTAGCATTAGCTTATGTCGGAGATGCTATATATGAAGTTTATATTCGCGATTATTTAGTAGGATTGGGTTATACAAAACCAAGTCAACTACACAAAACAGCTACACATTTTGTTTCTGCTAAAGCGCAAAGCTTTTTGATGCATGAAATGATAGCAATAGAAGGATTTTTAACAGAAGAAGAATTTGTTATGTACAAAAGAGGGAGAAATTCGAAGAGCTACACATCAGCGAAAAATGCAGATGTTACAACTTATCGTGTAGCTACTGGATTTGAATCATTGATGGGCTACTTACATTTAGCCAAAAAAACGGAACGAATGGAAGAATTGATCCATTGGTGTACACAAAAAGTGGAGGATACAAAAGATGACAAGAGATAATAAGAATTTCGGGAAACGCAATAGCCAACCAAAAAAAGGGAATTTTTCAAAAAAGCCAGATAGAAAATTTAGTAAGCCAGTTGAAGATTCAGTGGAAGAAAAAGAAATAGATCATGACTTAGTAGCAGGGCGCATACCAGCTATTGAAGTATTAAAATCAGAACGGGACATCAACAAAATCTTTTTGCAAGAAGGTTTAAGCGGATCTAAAATGGAAGACATTCAAAATTTAGCTAAAAAACGCAGCATTCAAATCTCGCTGGTACCTAAAGCTAAATTGGACCAATTAGTCGATGGTATGAATCACCAAGGAGTAGTTGTTGCAGCTTCTGCTTTTCAGTATGCAACAATTGATGATTTATTCGCAGTAGCGGCGCAAAAAAATGAAGATCCATTTTTCATTCTTTTAGATGGAGTTGAAGATCCTCATAACTTAGGTTCAATCATGAGAACAGCGGATGCAATTGGCGCCCATGGAATCATTATTCCCAAAAGACGAGCTGTAGGTTTAACAGCTACAGTTGCTAAAGCATCAACAGGAGCGATAGAGCATGTAGCAGTTGCGCGAGTAACGAACTTAGTTCAAGCAATCAAAGAACTAAAAGAACGCGGATTATGGTTATATGGAACCGATATGGAAGGTCAAGACTACCGTCAGTGGGAAACGACTTTACCTATTGGTTTAGTGATGGGCAATGAAGGCAAAGGGATTTCTCGTTTAGTAAAAGAACAGATGGACGGCATGGTCACTATACCAATGACCGGACACGTTCAAAGTTTGAATGCTAGTGTGGCAGCCAGCTTATTGATGTATGAAGTATATCGTGGTAGAAATAAAATTTAACTAAAAATAGTTAGACGGAGAGGGGGTCAAATAGCATGAGAAAAGAGTTGCTGATTGTTGATGGATATAATATTATTGGAGCGTGGCCGCATTTAGTGAAATTAAAGAATCAAGATAAGATGGAAGACGCTCGAGACTCATTATTGCATGAATTATCCAATTACCAAAAATATACAGGCATAAAAATTCGGGTGGTATTTGATGCCCAATTTGTTCCTGGACTCCAACAGTCTTATCAAAAATATCAATTATCGGTTATTTTCACGAAAGAAGGAGAAACTGCGGATAGTTATATAGAACGCATTGTTGGAATTGAAAATACGATAGTTACACAAGTAACCGTCGCAACAAGTGACCTTGCAGAACAATGGGTCGTTTTT
Proteins encoded:
- the epsC gene encoding serine O-acetyltransferase EpsC, whose amino-acid sequence is MSRFSEDIQTIKEHDPSVKSTLEILLTYPGYYAIMFHRVAHMLYQRNQFLISRIIANISRFLTGIEIHPGATIGRRLFIDHGMGVVIGETASVGDDVVIFQGVTLGGTGKDKGKRHPTIGNDVLLSAYVQVLGPITIGDHSKIGASAVVLKSIPSNATAVGIPAKVVKKNGEKFLAKSVFK
- the cysS gene encoding cysteine--tRNA ligase, giving the protein MLKIYNTLTRKKEAFIPIEEGKVKMYVCGPTVYNYIHIGNARSTVAFDTVRRYLEYRGYDVTYVSNFTDVDDKIIRAAKELNLTAPEVADKFIAAYHADTHALGVEEASHHPRVMENIPEIIDFIAVLIKKEYAYEADGDVYYRTRKFKDYGKLSDISIDELEVGASNRMTAQENNKKEDPLDFALWKSAKAEEINWESPWGAGRPGWHIECSVMATKYLGDTIDIHAGGQDLTFPHHENEIAQSEAKTGHPFAHYWMHNGFVTMDNEKMSKSLGNFVLVHDIIKEVDPQILRFFMATTQYRRPISYSETTIEDARANLTKLKMAFDNVSYRLKDAVAVGENDQEQIKQFKVFKENFMKEMDDDFNSANGITVVYEMAKAMNIYSERSSVSKIVLEAMLDQFQELIRVFGIVFEGSGLLDETIEQLIEERNAVRAAKNFQRSDEIRDQLKEEGIILDDTPQGTRWRRGQ
- a CDS encoding Mini-ribonuclease 3, coding for MTEKNWALLNGLALAYVGDAIYEVYIRDYLVGLGYTKPSQLHKTATHFVSAKAQSFLMHEMIAIEGFLTEEEFVMYKRGRNSKSYTSAKNADVTTYRVATGFESLMGYLHLAKKTERMEELIHWCTQKVEDTKDDKR
- the rlmB gene encoding 23S rRNA (guanosine(2251)-2'-O)-methyltransferase RlmB; amino-acid sequence: MTRDNKNFGKRNSQPKKGNFSKKPDRKFSKPVEDSVEEKEIDHDLVAGRIPAIEVLKSERDINKIFLQEGLSGSKMEDIQNLAKKRSIQISLVPKAKLDQLVDGMNHQGVVVAASAFQYATIDDLFAVAAQKNEDPFFILLDGVEDPHNLGSIMRTADAIGAHGIIIPKRRAVGLTATVAKASTGAIEHVAVARVTNLVQAIKELKERGLWLYGTDMEGQDYRQWETTLPIGLVMGNEGKGISRLVKEQMDGMVTIPMTGHVQSLNASVAASLLMYEVYRGRNKI
- a CDS encoding NYN domain-containing protein; translation: MRKELLIVDGYNIIGAWPHLVKLKNQDKMEDARDSLLHELSNYQKYTGIKIRVVFDAQFVPGLQQSYQKYQLSVIFTKEGETADSYIERIVGIENTIVTQVTVATSDLAEQWVVFQKGALRKSANELFNDVKRIKKAIEADTQEYRLQSYRRNSPWSHDQLNNLEKLRDDLTKR